The following nucleotide sequence is from Gasterosteus aculeatus chromosome 5, fGasAcu3.hap1.1, whole genome shotgun sequence.
TTACTTCATCACCAAGGAAGCCCCTCGCCGCGTCTTCTCCATGAGCCGCCACACCAAGCTCATCGTGGTGGTGCGCGACCCGGTGACCCGGGCCGTCTCCGACTACACGCAGACGCTGTCCAAGTCTCCCGGGCTGCCGTCCTTCCAGAGCCTGGCCTTCCGCAACGCCACCACGGGCCTCATCGACACGTCGTGGAGCGCCGTGCGCATCGGCATCTACGCCAAGCACCTGGAGAACTGGCTGCGCTTCTTCCCGCTCTCGGGCCTCCTCTTCGTCAGCGGCGAGCGGCTGGTGACGGACCCGGCGGGCGAGATGGGCCGCGTCCAGGACTTCCTGGGGCTCAAGCGCGTGGTGACGGACAAGCACTTCTACTTCAACCAGACCAAAGGCTTCCCCTGCCTGAAGAAGCCCgagggcagcagcaggcctCGCTGCCTGGGGAAGTCCAAGGGCCGGCCCCACCCCCGGGTCCCCGCCGACACCCTGCGGCGCCTCCGAGACTTTTACAGACCCTTCAACCTCAAGTTCTACCAAATGACCGGCCACGACTTCGGCTGGGACTCGGCGGCTCACCGCCAGAGCTCCTGAAAGCTGTTGGCGGCGTCCTCGGTCCGCCGGACAGAGATGCCTCCAAGACGTCGTTGTCCAAAGATCACCAAAGCTTTTACTGTGCAACATGTACCTTCATT
It contains:
- the LOC120819493 gene encoding heparan sulfate glucosamine 3-O-sulfotransferase 6-like; amino-acid sequence: MRHVSCVVPPCCGVRLMGCSRWRAACNPGPARAQTKLPVFLAMIFLFTYLFYCLNGHCESSPGRVHDRRNALQNGDGREPRGALGASRLLRARLSDSADGDAPPKNISTGDTFGSQKFPQAIIIGVKKGGTRALLEFLRVHPDVRAVGSEPHFFDRFYDKGPDWYRSLMPRTLEGQITMEKTPSYFITKEAPRRVFSMSRHTKLIVVVRDPVTRAVSDYTQTLSKSPGLPSFQSLAFRNATTGLIDTSWSAVRIGIYAKHLENWLRFFPLSGLLFVSGERLVTDPAGEMGRVQDFLGLKRVVTDKHFYFNQTKGFPCLKKPEGSSRPRCLGKSKGRPHPRVPADTLRRLRDFYRPFNLKFYQMTGHDFGWDSAAHRQSS